The genomic window CGAGCACCCGGCTCTTGTTCGAACCGATGCGGTCGACCAGATCGTCGAAGAGGTCGGCCTCCTCGGCGGTCAGCCCCTCGTCGTCGGCCGCCATTCCGGCCGCGGCGAGGCTGGCCTGTTTGACGAGTTTGCCCATCCGGCGCTCGTAGATCGCTTCGACGACGTCCTTGGCGGTCTCGATCTCGTCGGTCAGCCGGCCGACCTCGGGCGCGGAAAAGGGGTCCTCGGCCTGCTCGGCGACGCGGTCGCGTTCGTCCTCGAGATCGGCGATGTACTCGCCGACCTCCTGATAGAACGAGGGACGCAGGTTCTGGAGGCTGTCCTTCTGGCGCTCCTTGCTCTGGACCGAACGCAGTTCGTCGAGGTTCATTCTTTCTCCTTCTCGGCGCGGCCGCGTGCCATCAGGAACACGGCGACGTACTCGGGTAGTGACTGGTCACCCTCGGAGACCGTAAAGGTATCTCCTCCGAGTTCGACCTCGCCGCCGTCGCTGACGTCGACCGTGATCTCGTGACCGACGAAGGTCTCGGGGACGGCGTCGACCAGCGGGTCGAAATCCGCGATCTCGTCGCGCTCGAGTCGCACCGTCTTCAGCCCGCTCCCGCCGTGGAGACTGCCGGGGAGGCGGATGAGTCGGTTCGTGTCCGTGGTGACAGGTTCGTCGATCGGCGCGTTGTCCCGCTCGACGGCCTCGCCGGCGAACCGCTCGGCCAACTGCGCGACCGCGGTGTGGACGGTGACGTTGCCCGCCTCGAGTTGCTCCCGATTGTTGCGGGCCGCGTTCAGCGTGGCCTGGGCCTTCCCCTCGCCGATGCCGTCGAACGCCTGCAGTCGCTCGAGGGCGTCGTCCTCGTCGGCCGCGAGCAACTCGTCGATGAAGGCCATGAAGTGGTCGTGGATGCGAGCCCCCCAGCCGCCCTCGACCCGCAGCGTTCGGCGTTCCGTCGGCGTCTTCCGTCCCAACCCGGCGACGGTCTCGGTCTCGATCAGTTCGTCGAACTCGAGGCCGATGCCCCGGACGTAGTCGACGATTTCGCGCCGGTGCTCCCGATCGAGGTCCAAGACGTTCGCGTCGCGGACGTGGACGTGATAGCCGCGGCCGCCCGAGAAGACGATCTCGAGGTCCTCGAAGGCGAAGTCGTCCTCGAGGAAATCGAGTAGTCGGAGCAGGGCGTCCTTACACTGGGCGAGCATCTCGGCGTAGCTGTCCTCGCCGAGCGTGACACCCGGCAGATGATCGGCGTCGAGGTCGAAGACGAGGTCCGCGGACTGCCAGTCTTTCTCGTGCATCGAACTCGCGCCCGGATCGCGAAAGCGCCCCGCCGAGAAGTAGACGTGGCGCGGGCGTTTCCGGACGAGAAACTCCGAGAGGTCGCCCAGCTCGAGCAGCGAACGGTGGCGGACCATGGTCGTGTCCGGGCCCTCCGTCCACGGGATAAAGCCCCACTCGCGTTCGTTGGCCGCGGGCGGCGGCGTGATCGCTGTCCGTCGATAGTGATCGCGGAACCGGCCCCGAAGATAGGCCCTCGTTCGCTCCTCCATGCGCTTCGGGTAGTCGTCGGTGGTGGTGTATAACCCTGCCGAATGGGTCGGCGTCGCGACTCATCGTCTCGCGACAACGCGACGGTCGACTCGACTCACCGACGGATCAGGTCGGAAATTCGGTCGGCGAGGCCGACATCGGCGCCGAGTTTCAGGTAATAGGCGTCACCGCCGTCCTCGTAGTAGTTGTCGATCCGGCGCTTGATCTCGAAGCCGAGGTGTTCGTAGAACTGCAACGCGTTCTCGTTGCTCGTGCGGGCGTGACACGTGATCGTGTCGTGGTCGTCGGCCACGTGGGCGACGAGTCGTTTCCCGATCCCCTCGCCGCGGAACCCGGGGGAGACCGCCAGAAAGAGAATGTAGCCGTCGCGTCGAACGGCGGCGAATCCGATGAGTTCGCCGTCCTGAACGTAACAGTGGACTGTCGACCGACGATACGCGTCAGTAAAGAAATCGTGTCGCTGCTTGAGCACATCCTCCTGACGATTGATCTCCTCCTTTAGCTGCCAGGCTTCGTCGACGAAATCGTCGCTCCCCGGGGCGACGACGCGACTGTCGATGTTGACGCTCACTACCGTGGCCTACCACCGTCGTCAATATAATTCCACCGGCAGTCGATCCTCCGGAACGTCAGACAGAGACGACATGTGCGGTCGATTTGTTTTTGCGATCACATGATTCGCCGGGTCGCGTCAGAAACGACGGGCATAGGAGTCACGGCAGAAAAGAGGCACCCAAATGGGGTTCGAACTACGCGACCACACGGCCGACATCGCGGTGTCGGCGACCGGCGACTCGCTCGAGTCGGTCTTCGCCGCGGTGGCCGACGGCCTCGCGGCCGCGTCGTGTGACGAGATACCGGCCGAGACCGGTGACCGCTTTTCGCTCTCCGTGACCGCGGAGCGCCGCGAGGCGCTCCTGTTCGATTACCTCGACGAACTGATCTACCTGCGGGATACCCGAGCGGAACTCCCCGCTGACCACCGCGTCGACTCGATTGCGGGACCGGCGTCGGCCGACGGATCGAGCGCGGACGGCAAACCGGACGACTGGCACCTCGAGGCCAGCGCCCGCGGCGTCCCCCTCGCAGCGGTCGACGCCCGCGAGGTGAAGGCGGTGACCTACTCGGAGATGCGCCTCGAGCGCGTCGGTAAGGGCGAGCCCGGCAGCTGGGAAGCGTACGTCGTTTTCGATGTCTAATCCGAGACCCAACTGCTTGCATCGGGTCCAGTCGTCGTCCCAATCCGTCAGTGAGACGGTCTCTCGAGGTCGCTGGTAAGACGAACATCTTTCATCGCCGGGGTTCGACTTTCGGGTATGACCACCTTCGACGCGAACGGCATCACGTTAGAGCGGGTGCGCGAGCACGTCTGGGAGATCCCACAGGAGGGCGACATGCGCGTCCCCGCACGAGTGCTGGCGAGCGAAGCGCTGCTCGAAGAGATCAAGGAGGACAAGAGCCTCGAGCAGATCACGAACACGACCCACCTGCCCGGCATCACCAACCACGCGATCTGTATGCCGGACACGCATCAGGGGTACGGCTTCCCCGTCGGCGGGGTAGGTGCACTCGACGCCGAAGACGGCTGTATTTCGCCGGGAGCGGTCGGCTACGACATCAATTGCGGCGTCAGGATGATGCGGACGAACCTGACATACGACGAGATCCAGGGCCGCGAGGAGGAACTCGTCGACTCCCTCTTCGCGAATATTCCGTCGGGGCTGGGCGGCGGCGGCATCGTCGAGCCCGGAATCGACGCCGTCGACGAAATTCTGGCTCGAGGCGTCGACTGGGCGCTCGAGAACGGCCACGCCGTCGAGGAGGACCTACGCCACTGCGAGGATGAGGGGATGCGCGAGGGTGCAGACCCCGAGAAGGTGAGCCAGAAGGCCAAGGACCGCGGCAAGAACCAGATCGGCTCGCTGGGCTCGGGCAACCACTTCCTCGAGGTCCAGCGCGTCACGGATGTCTTCGACGCCGGCGTGGGGGAGGCCTACGGGCTCGAAGAGGACCAGATCGTCGTCCTGATCCACTGTGGCTCCCGCGGACTGGGCCACCAGACCTGCAACGACTACCTGCGGAAGATCGAGCAACAGCACAAGGGGCTGCTGGATCAGCTTCCGGACAAGGAACTCGCGGCCGCGCCCGCGGGATCACAGCTCGCCGAGGACTACTACGGCGCGATGAACGCGGCGATCAACTTCGCGTGGGTCAACCGCCAGCTGATCATGCACCGCACGCGGCGGGTCTTCGAGCGCGTCTTCGACCGCTCGTGGGAGTCCATGGACATGCACCTGCTGTACGACGTGGCCCACAACATCGCGAAGAAGGAGACCCACACCGTCGGCGAGGACGGCGAGGAGCGCGAACTCTACGTCCACCGGAAGGGCGCGACGCGGGCGTTCCCAGCGGGCCACCCCGAGGTGCCGAAAGCCTACCGCGATGTCGGCCAGCCGGTGATCATCCCCGGTAGCATGGGCGCGGGGAGCTACGTCCTCCGGGGCGGCGAGAACTCGATGGACCTCACCTTCGGCTCTACTGCCCACGGGGCGGGCCGACTGATGAGTCGCACGCAGGCCAAAAACGAGTACTGGGGCGGCGACGTTCAGCAAGACCTCGAGGACCAGCAGGCGATCTACGTCAAGGCCCAATCGGGGGCCACGATCGCCGAGGAAGCGCCGGGCGTCTACAAGGACGTCGACGAGGTCGTCCGCGTCTCCGACGAGTTAGGGATCGGCGACAAGGTCGCGCGGACCTTCCCCGTTTGCAATATCAAGGGCTGATCGATCGAGGCCATCGGCTCGGTCGTTCGAGCCCTACTTCAGCCGATACGGACTCTCGTCGTCTTCGTCGTCATCGTCGCCCTCGCCTTCGTACGGTTTCCGCGCGGTGATCGTCACCGTCGCTTCGGGGTCGTCCTCGTCGGCCCAGGGGCTGTCGTAGGCCGAGATCTCGAGGTCGGTCACGTCCCATCCCTCCTCCTCGACGAGTTCCACGAGGCGACGCTGGTCGGCGAGCATGTCCTCGTCCATGCCGCCCCCTTCGAGCGTGGACGGGGTAGGTCTTCTGCCGGCCGGTGGATGCCGCGCAATCACTCGTTTTCATCGCGCGCATCCGACCCGCCGATGTCGACCACCTCCTCGACGAGCGTGCGGTGTGCGCGCCGGAGTCGCTCGGAGAGCGCCTGATGGGAGATCCCCAGTTCGTCCGACAGTCCGTCCATGTCCATCCCGCGCGGAATCTCGTAGTAACCGCGCTCGAGGGCTGCAACCAGCGTCTCATACTGGGCGTCGGTGAGCCCGAACCGGCCGTGGCGGTTCTCCTCGAGCCGGTGGATCTTCCGAATCTCGACGCTCAATCCCTCGTCGGTCGCGAAGTCGTAGGTCCGGGAGAGCGCCTCTCGTTCCGGGAAGAGGACGCGGAACCGCCACTGTTTGCCTTCGACCTGTGCGTCGAGGACCGTCGCCTGCTCCTCGGTCAGCAGGTGGAGGATGACGGTCACGTCGTCCACCCAGTTCATTCGGTAGAGAGACTCGTCGCCGAGGTCCGTCAACCGTTCCGCCGCCTCGATGCTCGGATCGTCCGCCAGCGCGTCGTCGACGGTCTCGAGCGTCGGCTCGGTGCCCGAAAACCAGACGTAGGGCATGACGTGCTCCGGGTCGTACGCCACGACGCGTTCGATCTCGACATCGAGGTCGTCGGTCGCCTCGAGCGTGTGCCGGAGCGCGAACTCCGCGGCGGGCACGGCGAGCTCCGCGATGGTACTCATGCGACCCATCACCACGCGGACGACCAAGAGTGTCCGACTCCGCTCGACTCGGGCCCCGCGACTCGCGTGCCGTCGTTGCACCGCGCTGACAGCATTCGGAAACCGAAATCGGTTACGAGCCGCTCGAATTCCCGGCGCGTTTAAGCGGATCCGGCTGCAACTCAGTGGCATGCTCACCGACGACTTCGGGCGGGAGGTCACCGGGGTTCGCGTCTCCCTCACCGATCGGTGTAACTTCGACTGCGTCTACTGTCACAACGAGGGGCTCGGGGACACCCGCGGACCAATGGACCCGCAGGACGACGAGATGTCGACCGACGACGTCGTCCGATTCCTCGAGGTCGCCGCCGAGTTCGGGGTCGACGCGGTCAAGTTCACCGGTGGGGAGCCGATGCTCCGACAGGACTTAGCGGAGATCATCGAACGCACGCCCGACCAGATGGAGGTGTCGCTGACCACGAACGGCACGTTCCTTCCCGGTCGGGCCGAGGATCTCGTCGACGCCGGACTCGAGCGGGTCAACGTCTCGCAGGACGCGCTCGATCCTGAGGACTTCGCCGCGGTGACGAAAAGCGGAGCCTACGAGAAGGTCCTCGAGGGGGTCGAGGCGGCGTTGGACGCGGGCTTAGATCCGGTGAAACTCAACATGGTCGTCTTCGAGCACACGGCGGGGTACGTGCCGGAGATGGTCGACCACGTCGCGGCGAACGACGGGCTTCAGCTCCAGTTGATCGAGTACATGCCCGAACTGACGGGCAAGCCGGAGTGGAACATCGACATCCAGCGGGTTCACGACTGGCTGGCCGAGCAGGCCGACGAGGTCGAACACCGCGAGATGCACGACCGCAAGCGGTACTGGGTCAGCGATGGGGCGAGCGACGCGGCCGACACCGGATCGGACGCCGCCGGTCGCGGCATGGTCGAAATCGTCGATCCCGTGGAGAACCCCACCTTCTGTGCGAACTGCCACCGCGTCCGCGTGACTCACGAGGGGTACCTGAAGGGCTGTCTCAACCGCAACGACGACCTCAAGACGATGGGCGAGATGACCAAACCCGAAATCCGCGAGGCGTTCCGCGATGTCGTCGCCGACCGGGTTCCCTACTACGGCGAGTACATGATCCAAAACGAGGAGGGCGAGTGGGAGATCAACGAGAAGTACATCGAAGAGTACGCCGGGGCCTGACTCCGGACCAGGTTTTCGACTCTCGGTCGCCGACTCGAGTCGAATCTCCGGGACTCGAGCGGGGAATGGTACGAGAGCGGGCCACACGATCTGTCGCCACCTTTCGTTGCCCTTAAGTAGAAGACGGGGGTAGGACCGAGTGCGTTACGTGTAGGGGAGCGATCCCCGAGTCCGCAAGGGCGACGATAGACCGACGGAGTTGTGGTAGCCAAGCGGCCTAAGGCGCATGGTTGCTAACCATGTGGCGTCAAGCCTCCGGGGTTCAAATCCCCGCCACAACGTCGGACATTTGCTGGCGTTTTCCCGCCAGTCAATTTGCAACGCGCGCAGACCAGACACAGATACACGACACATGAGCGCCGAAGAACCTCAAGAACAAGAAGACGACGAAGATCTTCGATACTTCGTCCGCATCGGGCAAACCGACCTCGATGGGACGAAGTCCGTCGAGCGCTCGCTCTCGGAGATGAACGGGATCGGTCGCCGAACCGCCCGACTCATCGCCGAGGAAGCGGGTGTCGACCGAACGGCGACGTTCGGCCGACTCGACGACGACGTCATCGATGGCGTCATCGAAGTCGTCGAGAACTACGCTGACGAAGTCCCCGACTGGCTCAACAACCGACAGGACGACTTCTACAGCGGCGAGACGACCCACGAGATCGGCAACGATCTCCAGTTGACTCGACAGCACGACATCAACCGGATGAAGATGATCGACTCCTACAAGGGCACGCGCCACAAGCGCGGCCAGAAGGTTCGCGGTCAGCGAACCAAGTCCACCGGCCGAACGGAGGGCACCATCGGAGTCAACGTCGAAGAGATCCGCGAAGAACAGGCCGAGGAGGCCGCCGCCGACGAAGAGGACGAGGGTGAATAATGCCACTCGGCACTGACACCAAGCAATACGAGACGCCGAACCACCCCTACCAGGGAGAACGCATCGCAAGCGAGCACTCCCTCGTCGACCGCTACGGTCTCAAGAACAAAGAAGAGCTCTGGCGAGCACAGTCCGAGCTTCGCTCCTACCGGCGCGAGGCCCGAGAACTGCTCGGTCAGGCCCAGGACGACGAAACCGTCATCCGCCGTTCCGAGGAGTTCCTCGGTCGGCTCAAGCGCGTCGGCATCCTCGACGAGACCGACGAACTCGGCGACATCCTGTCGCTTGAGGTCGAGGACGTCCTCGAGCGCCGACTCCAGACGGTCGTCTACCGCTCCGGACTGGCGAACACGGCCCAGCAGGCCCGCCAGTACATCATCCACGGCCACATCGTGGTCGGCGACCAGCGCCACCGCGTTCCCTCCTACGTCGTCGACATCGACGAGGAGGATCTGGTGGCCTTCGACGAGAACAGTCCGCTCGCGGACGAACTCCACCCCGAACGCGCGGAGGGTCAGTAACATGAGTCAGGACGACGATAAATGGGGCATTGCCCACGTTCACGCATCGTTCAACAACACCGTCATGACCGTGACCGACCTCACGGGCGCGGAGACGATCGCCAAGTCCTCCGGTGGGACGGCGGTCAAGCAGAACCGCGACGAGGCGTCGCCGTACGCGGCCATGCAGATGGCCGAGTCCGTCGCCGAAGAGGTCAAAGCGGCCGGCATCACGGGCCTGCACGTTCACGTGCGCGGCCCCGGCGGCAACCTTCAGAAGTCCCCCGGTCCGGGTGCGCAGGCGACGATCCGCGCGCTCGCCCGCTCGGGCATCGAGATCGGGCGCATCGAGGACGTCACGCCGATCCCGCACGACGGATCGCGCGCTCCGAAAGGCAAGGGCGGCTACTAGACCATGAGTGCAGAGTACGACGTCGAGTTCGTCGAACGCGAGGATCGTGAAGCGCGGTTCCTCGTTCGCGGCGTGACACCCGGGTTTGCCAACGGCATCCGTCGAGCGATGGTCGCCGACGTGCCGACGATGGCGATCGACACCGTCCGGTTCGTCGAGAACTCGTCGGTGATGTTCGACGAGCAACTCGCGCTCCGAATGGGGCTCGTCCCGCTGACGACGCCGCCGGTCGGCGAGTTCGGTGAGGACGACACCGTCACGCTCTCGATCGACGTCGAAGGGCCGGCGACCGCCTACTCCGGCGACCTCGTCTCCAATGACGACCTCGTCCAACCCGCGGACGAGAACGTCCCGATTATCGAACTCAAGGACGGCCAGCGCCTCGAGGCCGAGGCCGACGCCGTCGTCAACCGCGGAAAGAACCACGCCAAACATCAGGGAGGGGTCGCGGTCGGCTACCGACACCTCCAGCGCGTGGAGGTCGACGGCGATCTCCCCGAGTTCGAGGACGAAGAGAGCCGGATCATCCGCGGCGTCATCGAGGACGACGGCGAACTCGTTGCAACGAGCGAGTTCGATCACGACCTCTCGAACCGCTATCCGGGCAAGGAGGTCCGAGTCGAGGACGTCCCGAACGCCTTCGTCTTCCACGTGGAGACGGACGGCTCGTTCCCCATCGAGGAGCTCGTCACGCGAGCCGCGGACACGATCGCGGCGCGTGCGACGGAACTCGAAGACGCAGTACAGCTGTAGATATGAACCGACGCCCCCAACCCAATTCGGGCACGCCGCTCGCCGACGCCGTGAGCGACGAGACCGGCGATCGCGTGTCCACTGGAATCGAAAGGGGTTTGAAGGGGCGACGGGTAGACGGAAGTGCGAGCAGGGATAGCCAAGTCAGGCCAACGGCGCAGCGTTCAGGGCGCTGTCTCGTAGGAGTCCGCAGGTTCAAATCCTGCTCCCTGCATCACTTCTCTACTGCCGACCGACACTCCGTGACCGGACGATTGCAGATCGACTGCGATCACTGCGGACGCGTCGGCCGTCAGGACAACAATTTCGATTCCATCGTCGACGGCGCAGTTCCTCGCGTCGTCGATCAGTTAGCAGTTGGAGGATACCAATGAGTAGCAAGACTAATCCGAGGCTCAACGATCTTATCGCCGAGCTGAAGTCGACGTCCCGCGAAACGGACGCCGATATCTGGCGAGACGTTGCGGATCGACTCGAGAAGCCCCGGCGCACCCACGCTGAGGTGAACCTGGGCCGCATCGAGCGGTACGCACGCGAAGAAGAGACTGTCGTCGTTCCCGGCAAAGTGCTGGGCTCCGGCGCACTACAGAAAAACGTCACCGTCGCCGCCGTCAAGTTCTCTTCGTCCGCAGAGACGAAGATCGAACAGGTCGGCGAGTCGGTCACCCTCGAGCAAGCGCTCGAGGACAACCCCGAAGGGTCTAACGTCCGGGTGATTCGATGAGTCTCGCAGAGTTCGACGCAGATCTCGTCGTCGACGCACAGGACTGTATTCTCGGTCGGGTCGCAAGCGAAGTCGCCCAGCGCGCGCTGGACGGCGACCGCATCGCGATCGTCAACGCCGAGGACGCGGTCATCACCGGCGACGAAGACGACATCTTCGAGACGTACCGCACGCGGCTAAACATGGGCTCGGACCGCGGGCCTTACTACCCCAAACGACCGGACATGATCTTCAAGCGGTCCGTTCGTGGGATGCTGCCGTACAAGAAACCCCGTGGCCGCGAGGCACTCGACAGCGTCCGCGTCTACGTCGGCAACCCCTACGAGAACGACGACGACCACGAGACGGAAGTCCTCGAGGGGACGTCGCTGGATCGCCTGTCGAACATCCGCTTCGTCCACCTACACGAAGTGTCCGAACAGTTAGGTGCTAACGTCACATGGTAACCAATACGAGTGGCAAGAAAAAGACGGCCGTCGCTCGCGCCACGGTGCGCGAAGGCGAGGGTCGAGTTCGAATCAATTCCCAACCCGTCGAACTGGTCGAACCCGAGATGTCCCGGCTCAAGATGCTCGAGCCGTTCCGCATCGTCGGCGAGGACCTACGCGGGGAGATGGATATCGACGTTCGCGTCGAGGGTGGCGGTATCAGTGGACAGGCAGACGCCGTCCGAACCGCCATCGCGCGCGGCATCGTCCAGCACACGAACGACGCCGAGCTCCGTGACGCGTTCATGGACTTCGACCGGTCGCTGCTGGTCAACGACGTCCGCCAGTCCGAACCGAAGAAGTGGGGCGGCCCGGGCGCTCGGGCTCGCTACCAGAAGTCCTACCGCTGAGGTGATACAAGCATGATGGTACCGGTCCGGTGTTTCACCTGTGGCAACGTCGTCGCCGAACACTGGGAGGAGTTCGACGAGCGAGCCAACGAGGGCGACGAGAACCCCGAGAAGGTTCTCGACGAACTCGGCGTCGAGCGCTACTGCTGTCGGCGCATGCTCGTCAGTCACAAAGACCTCGTCGACGTCGTCTCCCCGTACCAGTAACAATGCAACAACAACAGCACAACCGCTACGAGAAGGCACGCATCCTCGGCGCTCGAGCGCTGCAGATTTCCTACGGCGCGCCGGTGCTGACCGAGACTGAGCAGACCCAACCGATCCTCATCGCCGCCGAGGAGTACGACGCCGGCGTGCTGCCGTTTACCGTCAAACGGGGGTACGACAGGAAATGACGCTCATCACCGACATCCGGCTGCGTCGCATCCTCGACTCGCGAGGAAATCCGACGGTCGAGGCCGATGTCGTGACCGAGAGCGGCGGCTTCGGCCGTGCTGCAGCACCGAGTGGTGCCAGTACCGGCGAGTACGAGGCCGTCGAGCGGCCGCCGGGCGAGGCGATCGCCGCGGCCCGGGAACACGCCGTTCCCCGGCTCGTCGGCGAGGTCTACGCGGGCAACCAGCGCGACGTCGACGCCGCACTGCACGCCGCCGACGGCACCGACGACTTCTCGGAGATCGGTGCCAACAGCGCGGTCGCGATCTCGATGGCCGCCGCCAAGGCCGGTGCCGACGTGCTCGGTGCCCCGCTGTTCCAGCATCTCGGCGGGACGTTCCGCGGCGAGAACTTCCCGATTCCGCTCGGTAACGTCGTCGGCGGCGGCGAACACGCCGCCGACGCGACCGACATCCAGGAGTTCCTGGCCGCACCCGTCGGTGCACCCAGCGTCGCGGACGCCGTCTTCGCGAACGCGGCCGTCCACGCCGCCGTCGCGGACCTGCTCGAGGAACGCGGTGTTCCCTGTGGCAAGGGCGACGAGGGTGCGTGGGCACCATCGATCGACGACGGCGAGGCGTTCGAAGTCGTCGCCGAGGCGGTCTCGATGGTTCAGGAGGAAGTCGGCTTCAACATCGGCTTCGGACTGGATGTCGCCGGTGCGGAGCTGTACGATTCCGACTCCGGAACGTACGAGTACAGCGACCGGAGCCGCGACACCGACGAGCAGATCGAGTACATCGCCGAACTGGTCGAAGAGTACGATCTCGTCTACGTCGAGGATCCCCTCGACGAGGACGATTACGACGCCTTCGCCGACCTCACGGACGAAGTCGGCGACCAGACGCTGATCTGTGGTGACGACCTGTTCGTCACGAACACCGATCGGCTCGTCGAGGGGATCGATCGCGGCGCGGCAAACAGCATCCTGATCAAGCCGAACCAGATCGGGACGCTGACCGACGCCTTCGACGCGATCGAACTCGCGACGGAGAACGGCTACGACTCGGTCGTCTCCCACCGGTCGGGCGAGACCGAAGACGCGACAATCGCACACCTCGCCGTTGCGACCGACGCGCCCTTCATCAAGACGGGTGCCGTCGGCGGCGAGCGAACCGCAAAGCTCAACGAGCTCATTCGAATCGCAGACGACGCGACATGACAGAGAACGACGCAACCCAGGAAGGGCTCGACGCCGCCGAGGAGGCGATCGACGAGGAGCCAGCCGAAGGGGCTGGCCCCGCCGCCGACGCCGACGACGTCGAGCCAGTAGACGAACAGCCCGCCGACGCCGAGGGATCGCCCGCGGCCGACGCAGAACAAGCCGACGACGACGCCGAGGCCGAGGATGCCGGTCCGACCCTCGACGACGACGTCATGTCCGACGAGGAGGCGGACCTGCTGATCCCCGTCGAGGACTACCTCGGCGCCGGCGTCCATATCGGGACCCAGCAGAAGACCGAGGACATGGACCGGTTCATCCACCGCGTCCGGACCGACGGGCTCTACGTCCTCGATGTCTCGAAGACCGACGGCCGGATCCGTACGGCCGCGGACTTCCTCGCGAACTACGACCCCGAGCAGATTCTGGTCACGTCCTCGCGCCAGTACGGTCGGTTCCCGGCGGAGAAGTTCGCCGAGGCCGTGGGCGCTCGCGCCCGCACCGGTCGCTTCATCCCGGGCACGCTGACGAACCCGAAGTACGACGGCTACATCGAGCCGGACGTGCTGGTCGTCACCGACCCGATCGGCGACGCCCAGGCCGTCAAGGAGGCCATCACGGTCGGCATCCCGGTCATCGCGATGTGTGACTCGAACAACCAGGTCA from Natrinema versiforme includes these protein-coding regions:
- the priS gene encoding DNA primase small subunit PriS, with amino-acid sequence MEERTRAYLRGRFRDHYRRTAITPPPAANEREWGFIPWTEGPDTTMVRHRSLLELGDLSEFLVRKRPRHVYFSAGRFRDPGASSMHEKDWQSADLVFDLDADHLPGVTLGEDSYAEMLAQCKDALLRLLDFLEDDFAFEDLEIVFSGGRGYHVHVRDANVLDLDREHRREIVDYVRGIGLEFDELIETETVAGLGRKTPTERRTLRVEGGWGARIHDHFMAFIDELLAADEDDALERLQAFDGIGEGKAQATLNAARNNREQLEAGNVTVHTAVAQLAERFAGEAVERDNAPIDEPVTTDTNRLIRLPGSLHGGSGLKTVRLERDEIADFDPLVDAVPETFVGHEITVDVSDGGEVELGGDTFTVSEGDQSLPEYVAVFLMARGRAEKEKE
- a CDS encoding N-acetyltransferase, with translation MSVNIDSRVVAPGSDDFVDEAWQLKEEINRQEDVLKQRHDFFTDAYRRSTVHCYVQDGELIGFAAVRRDGYILFLAVSPGFRGEGIGKRLVAHVADDHDTITCHARTSNENALQFYEHLGFEIKRRIDNYYEDGGDAYYLKLGADVGLADRISDLIRR
- a CDS encoding archease; protein product: MGFELRDHTADIAVSATGDSLESVFAAVADGLAAASCDEIPAETGDRFSLSVTAERREALLFDYLDELIYLRDTRAELPADHRVDSIAGPASADGSSADGKPDDWHLEASARGVPLAAVDAREVKAVTYSEMRLERVGKGEPGSWEAYVVFDV
- a CDS encoding RtcB family protein; this translates as MTTFDANGITLERVREHVWEIPQEGDMRVPARVLASEALLEEIKEDKSLEQITNTTHLPGITNHAICMPDTHQGYGFPVGGVGALDAEDGCISPGAVGYDINCGVRMMRTNLTYDEIQGREEELVDSLFANIPSGLGGGGIVEPGIDAVDEILARGVDWALENGHAVEEDLRHCEDEGMREGADPEKVSQKAKDRGKNQIGSLGSGNHFLEVQRVTDVFDAGVGEAYGLEEDQIVVLIHCGSRGLGHQTCNDYLRKIEQQHKGLLDQLPDKELAAAPAGSQLAEDYYGAMNAAINFAWVNRQLIMHRTRRVFERVFDRSWESMDMHLLYDVAHNIAKKETHTVGEDGEERELYVHRKGATRAFPAGHPEVPKAYRDVGQPVIIPGSMGAGSYVLRGGENSMDLTFGSTAHGAGRLMSRTQAKNEYWGGDVQQDLEDQQAIYVKAQSGATIAEEAPGVYKDVDEVVRVSDELGIGDKVARTFPVCNIKG
- a CDS encoding helix-turn-helix domain-containing protein, encoding MSTIAELAVPAAEFALRHTLEATDDLDVEIERVVAYDPEHVMPYVWFSGTEPTLETVDDALADDPSIEAAERLTDLGDESLYRMNWVDDVTVILHLLTEEQATVLDAQVEGKQWRFRVLFPEREALSRTYDFATDEGLSVEIRKIHRLEENRHGRFGLTDAQYETLVAALERGYYEIPRGMDMDGLSDELGISHQALSERLRRAHRTLVEEVVDIGGSDARDENE
- the moaA gene encoding GTP 3',8-cyclase MoaA; translated protein: MLTDDFGREVTGVRVSLTDRCNFDCVYCHNEGLGDTRGPMDPQDDEMSTDDVVRFLEVAAEFGVDAVKFTGGEPMLRQDLAEIIERTPDQMEVSLTTNGTFLPGRAEDLVDAGLERVNVSQDALDPEDFAAVTKSGAYEKVLEGVEAALDAGLDPVKLNMVVFEHTAGYVPEMVDHVAANDGLQLQLIEYMPELTGKPEWNIDIQRVHDWLAEQADEVEHREMHDRKRYWVSDGASDAADTGSDAAGRGMVEIVDPVENPTFCANCHRVRVTHEGYLKGCLNRNDDLKTMGEMTKPEIREAFRDVVADRVPYYGEYMIQNEEGEWEINEKYIEEYAGA
- a CDS encoding 30S ribosomal protein S13; this translates as MSAEEPQEQEDDEDLRYFVRIGQTDLDGTKSVERSLSEMNGIGRRTARLIAEEAGVDRTATFGRLDDDVIDGVIEVVENYADEVPDWLNNRQDDFYSGETTHEIGNDLQLTRQHDINRMKMIDSYKGTRHKRGQKVRGQRTKSTGRTEGTIGVNVEEIREEQAEEAAADEEDEGE
- a CDS encoding 30S ribosomal protein S4; the protein is MPLGTDTKQYETPNHPYQGERIASEHSLVDRYGLKNKEELWRAQSELRSYRREARELLGQAQDDETVIRRSEEFLGRLKRVGILDETDELGDILSLEVEDVLERRLQTVVYRSGLANTAQQARQYIIHGHIVVGDQRHRVPSYVVDIDEEDLVAFDENSPLADELHPERAEGQ
- a CDS encoding 30S ribosomal protein S11, whose translation is MSQDDDKWGIAHVHASFNNTVMTVTDLTGAETIAKSSGGTAVKQNRDEASPYAAMQMAESVAEEVKAAGITGLHVHVRGPGGNLQKSPGPGAQATIRALARSGIEIGRIEDVTPIPHDGSRAPKGKGGY
- a CDS encoding DNA-directed RNA polymerase subunit D, which codes for MSAEYDVEFVEREDREARFLVRGVTPGFANGIRRAMVADVPTMAIDTVRFVENSSVMFDEQLALRMGLVPLTTPPVGEFGEDDTVTLSIDVEGPATAYSGDLVSNDDLVQPADENVPIIELKDGQRLEAEADAVVNRGKNHAKHQGGVAVGYRHLQRVEVDGDLPEFEDEESRIIRGVIEDDGELVATSEFDHDLSNRYPGKEVRVEDVPNAFVFHVETDGSFPIEELVTRAADTIAARATELEDAVQL
- a CDS encoding 50S ribosomal protein L18e codes for the protein MSSKTNPRLNDLIAELKSTSRETDADIWRDVADRLEKPRRTHAEVNLGRIERYAREEETVVVPGKVLGSGALQKNVTVAAVKFSSSAETKIEQVGESVTLEQALEDNPEGSNVRVIR